From Thalassoglobus sp. JC818, the proteins below share one genomic window:
- a CDS encoding rhomboid family intramembrane serine protease, whose product MTPNWLLIWTVMVSCVAAFGQIAMTGFRSPVRLTIPLLVSAVLGISYYFAPNIAGYTAGIVWFAVMLLPGLLFRWSDSLLGNGHHSLALTVTRIAVILHPFDDARDKLQLSRAIALLKQGSVNEGLGILEMMEHKPTSIGRAAAVLKIRHLSNWETFINSINSSQVRSRLLKDPLVADLYLQSLGETGQLEAMLESYEKLSSDQRRVLSVKYLNLTRMKVSAFAGRDDLVVAILNGPLKSLNRDSGEFWRATALQARGESEEAAEVFRVLEKVDDSQIVLAAKRRLATPVHLVEDFATDNAAILESIQSTVEHESRYTLFGHPVVRRSWATILLSLTLIAAFIAEMLHGPVFQQVFSFDNGLTFTDKLERMLENSRDINNLVECGALVLPWSIYPDDWWRVFNAAFLHFGLTHLCMNLFGLILFGPRLERAWGSIVTGVSYLVCAVLSIALMTFFVDASPTNPITMVGASGGVMGIIGCLLGYMGRGMLLKRNSFVSRDFNLLLMMVMLQFVFDRVTPRVSSACHIAGLLIGLSIGLIIGFLHEFRSAR is encoded by the coding sequence ATGACACCGAACTGGCTGTTGATCTGGACGGTGATGGTCAGCTGCGTTGCTGCATTCGGGCAGATTGCGATGACCGGGTTTCGATCACCGGTCCGCTTAACCATCCCACTTCTGGTCTCGGCAGTTCTGGGCATCAGCTACTATTTCGCACCGAACATCGCTGGCTACACAGCTGGCATTGTTTGGTTTGCGGTGATGTTGTTGCCTGGATTGCTCTTCCGGTGGTCGGATTCCCTCCTTGGGAACGGGCATCATTCTCTGGCGCTCACTGTGACTCGAATCGCGGTGATCCTGCATCCGTTCGATGATGCTCGCGATAAACTCCAGCTCAGCCGGGCCATTGCCCTCCTCAAGCAAGGTTCCGTCAATGAGGGCTTGGGAATTCTGGAGATGATGGAGCACAAGCCGACCTCCATCGGCCGGGCTGCTGCTGTGCTCAAGATTCGGCATCTTTCGAACTGGGAAACGTTCATCAATTCGATCAATTCCTCGCAGGTTCGAAGCAGACTTCTCAAGGACCCGTTGGTCGCTGACCTGTATTTGCAGTCGCTTGGTGAGACTGGGCAGCTCGAAGCGATGCTCGAATCGTATGAGAAGCTTTCGAGCGATCAACGCCGAGTCCTCTCGGTGAAGTATCTCAATCTGACTCGAATGAAAGTCTCCGCATTCGCAGGACGTGACGACTTGGTTGTGGCCATTCTGAACGGTCCACTGAAGTCGTTGAATCGTGACAGCGGAGAGTTCTGGAGAGCGACCGCGCTGCAGGCACGTGGAGAAAGTGAAGAGGCTGCCGAAGTTTTCCGTGTTCTGGAAAAAGTGGACGACTCACAAATTGTGTTAGCTGCGAAACGCCGATTGGCAACTCCCGTTCATCTTGTGGAAGATTTCGCGACAGATAATGCCGCGATTCTCGAGTCAATTCAGAGCACCGTCGAACACGAATCTCGCTACACATTGTTTGGACATCCGGTTGTTCGAAGAAGCTGGGCGACGATTCTTCTTTCGCTGACACTCATCGCTGCCTTCATTGCAGAAATGCTGCATGGTCCGGTGTTTCAACAAGTTTTCAGCTTCGATAATGGTCTGACGTTTACCGACAAGTTGGAGCGAATGCTGGAGAACAGCCGCGACATCAACAATCTGGTGGAATGCGGTGCTCTGGTGCTTCCCTGGTCGATTTACCCTGATGACTGGTGGCGCGTTTTTAATGCAGCGTTCCTGCACTTTGGGCTGACTCATCTCTGTATGAACTTGTTTGGACTCATTCTTTTCGGGCCGCGTCTCGAGCGGGCATGGGGATCGATTGTCACTGGCGTCAGCTATCTCGTCTGTGCAGTTCTTTCGATCGCTTTGATGACATTCTTTGTCGATGCTTCGCCGACAAATCCTATCACGATGGTGGGAGCATCTGGTGGAGTGATGGGAATCATTGGGTGTCTCCTCGGATACATGGGCAGAGGCATGCTTTTGAAACGGAATTCATTCGTTTCGCGAGACTTCAACTTGCTGTTGATGATGGTCATGTTGCAGTTCGTCTTCGATCGTGTCACTCCCCGCGTTAGTTCAGCCTGCCACATCGCTGGTCTGCTGATCGGGCTTTCGATTGGGCTGATCATCGGATTCCTGCACGAGTTCCGATCCGCGAGGTAG
- a CDS encoding lactate/malate dehydrogenase family protein yields the protein MKVSIVGGGGLVGSCAAFALQFGGIASEIALVDVNEDLVGGQVLDLLHGASLTSDQRIVGGTAEQSADADVICITAGLRRKPEESRLDLINRNVALFKNILADLKRVGYKKDAIIFVVSNPVDVLTYLAVKELGLPPQQVIGLGTVLDTTRLRSMLAQQISVPPSQVQVTIFGEHGDSMVPIWSNAQIAGLPLEKFPGVTSGLIAEVEKKTRGSGAEVIKKKGGAGFAVGVSIADVIHSIALDQQRIMPVSSLQNGAYGLHDVCISVPTVVGRSGAVSHLEIELWPKELSGLQRSGQVLRETIDKVLGG from the coding sequence ATGAAAGTCTCCATTGTCGGTGGCGGTGGTTTGGTCGGGTCCTGTGCAGCTTTTGCTCTCCAGTTTGGAGGGATCGCAAGCGAGATCGCTCTCGTCGATGTCAACGAAGATCTCGTCGGCGGACAGGTTCTCGATCTGCTGCATGGAGCGTCGTTGACCTCAGATCAGAGAATCGTCGGAGGAACTGCTGAGCAGTCCGCCGATGCCGACGTCATCTGCATTACTGCCGGATTGCGAAGAAAGCCGGAAGAGAGCCGTCTCGACCTCATCAATCGTAATGTCGCCCTGTTCAAGAACATCCTCGCCGACTTAAAGCGTGTTGGATACAAAAAAGACGCCATCATCTTCGTCGTCTCCAATCCTGTTGACGTTCTGACCTATCTGGCAGTCAAGGAACTGGGCCTTCCTCCGCAACAAGTGATCGGCCTCGGAACTGTTCTCGACACAACACGACTTCGCAGCATGCTCGCTCAACAGATCAGCGTTCCGCCAAGTCAGGTGCAGGTCACCATCTTCGGTGAACACGGCGACAGCATGGTTCCCATCTGGTCCAACGCACAAATCGCAGGTTTGCCACTTGAGAAGTTTCCCGGTGTCACTTCCGGTTTGATCGCTGAAGTTGAAAAGAAAACCCGCGGATCGGGAGCGGAAGTGATCAAGAAGAAAGGCGGAGCAGGATTCGCCGTGGGTGTTTCGATCGCTGACGTCATTCACTCGATCGCGCTGGATCAACAGCGAATCATGCCAGTCTCGTCGCTTCAGAACGGAGCATACGGACTGCACGACGTCTGCATCAGTGTTCCGACAGTCGTCGGCCGATCGGGAGCTGTCTCTCACCTCGAAATCGAGCTTTGGCCGAAAGAGCTGAGTGGACTGCAACGCTCTGGCCAAGTGCTTCGAGAAACGATCGACAAAGTGCTCGGCGGATAA
- a CDS encoding aquaporin has protein sequence MLSRKILAEFIGTFSLVFAGTGAIVINDFSAGAVTHVGIALTFGLVVMAMIYAIGDISGCHINPAVTIAFTVDKRFPVEQVIPYIFVQILGAISASLVLKSVFPDNPTLGATLPALSAWSSLVFEFLLTFILMFVILTVSTGAKEKGIMAGAAIGGVVAFEAMFAGPLCGASMNPARSIGPAVVSGQTGDLWIYIVATTLGAVAAVPICRILHAQEHAATPETESVES, from the coding sequence ATGCTCAGCAGAAAAATCCTCGCGGAGTTCATTGGAACGTTCAGCCTTGTTTTTGCTGGAACGGGTGCGATCGTGATCAATGATTTTTCCGCAGGAGCGGTCACACATGTCGGCATCGCGCTGACCTTCGGGCTGGTCGTGATGGCGATGATCTACGCAATCGGTGATATCTCGGGATGCCACATCAACCCAGCTGTGACGATTGCATTTACTGTGGACAAACGCTTTCCCGTTGAGCAGGTGATTCCCTACATCTTCGTTCAAATTCTCGGAGCGATTTCGGCGAGTCTCGTCTTGAAGTCAGTCTTTCCCGACAATCCAACTCTCGGAGCGACGCTACCCGCATTGAGTGCGTGGTCGTCCCTTGTCTTCGAGTTCCTGCTGACCTTCATCTTGATGTTCGTCATCCTGACCGTTTCCACGGGGGCGAAAGAGAAAGGCATCATGGCCGGCGCTGCGATCGGAGGAGTGGTCGCGTTCGAAGCAATGTTTGCCGGACCTCTGTGCGGTGCGTCAATGAACCCAGCTCGCTCCATTGGACCAGCTGTTGTGAGTGGTCAAACTGGCGACTTGTGGATTTATATTGTCGCCACAACTCTGGGTGCCGTCGCTGCCGTGCCGATCTGCCGTATTCTTCACGCTCAAGAACACGCAGCAACTCCCGAAACCGAGTCCGTTGAGAGCTGA
- a CDS encoding M56 family metallopeptidase: MSDRVIELLWTQLWQITLLIPVAIITVRTLTKHASHFSYAILLLILIKTITPPLWSSPTGVFSWVAPNRTAAVSTPAKTPSQKIDSPSPDVISEPADPAIAQSQVEHGSTDAVEHSSSLAESSALSTSPKPAEISWIQISLFVWFTGAISLIGYLLGKLGQMRRFHQDTRVEPSDELLEAVEIVSANLGLTKIPRVLVTLHPSVPFATGVFRPFVVLPSHLVDKTTPEEMRLILAHEMTHLRRGDTIVGTLQLMIQTIWWFHPFVWWLNREMRRVREECCDRDVVTQLQCRPASYARCLINMLELHQKLRHQPGLAGLSPLEVTRQRLQKIMQPRSSATETYTRLRTSVLTILLALIILPGAPIQARSASVATKIDQSGSATSDQKLTSSPKAGDSREAGVEESNEDSPERAQDAQEVVQAAAQQQPSPERDLELNYSWKRGDVHRYSLELTAEYPTQRHTHSGTIGFRVDAVAAGRPALSLIETALDKSTAAREGVSLPKIASPVEPSESSIHPFSSFRPPFPRGPFSYQESVDPETVEFGSDQFRDPASGILPYLLGNLETWIYPRVPGKVSHTWTDQQTRSVQLVASPSGDFGRGSPFDSQPQMEMLLQLTRRETVSSWDSEKIATSTDWHLQSQELVDGSPRREINLLGQTKFGRETSFLVFGQYDGQLIERERFHEYRIPLKIRIVRSGDESDSGS; encoded by the coding sequence ATGAGCGATCGTGTAATAGAACTGCTGTGGACTCAACTTTGGCAGATCACGCTGCTGATCCCGGTCGCCATAATCACCGTCCGTACGTTGACCAAACACGCCAGTCATTTCAGCTACGCAATTCTGCTTCTGATTCTCATCAAAACGATCACTCCTCCGCTCTGGAGTTCACCGACAGGAGTCTTTAGCTGGGTCGCTCCGAATCGCACAGCCGCAGTTTCGACACCTGCCAAAACTCCCAGTCAGAAGATTGACTCACCAAGTCCTGATGTGATTTCAGAGCCTGCTGATCCAGCAATCGCACAATCGCAAGTTGAGCACGGATCGACAGACGCAGTCGAGCATTCTTCTTCGCTTGCTGAGTCATCTGCTCTTTCGACTTCACCAAAACCCGCCGAAATCTCCTGGATTCAGATTTCGCTCTTTGTCTGGTTCACGGGCGCAATCTCATTAATTGGATACCTGTTAGGCAAACTCGGGCAAATGCGGCGTTTCCATCAGGATACCCGAGTCGAACCTTCCGATGAGTTGCTCGAAGCTGTCGAAATCGTTTCTGCGAATTTAGGCCTGACAAAAATTCCGCGAGTTCTCGTAACGCTGCATCCCAGCGTTCCGTTCGCGACAGGTGTGTTTCGGCCATTTGTTGTTCTCCCTTCGCATCTTGTCGATAAGACAACACCCGAAGAGATGCGGCTCATTCTCGCTCATGAAATGACCCACTTGAGGCGAGGAGATACCATTGTCGGCACGCTTCAGCTGATGATCCAAACCATCTGGTGGTTTCATCCATTCGTCTGGTGGTTGAACCGTGAAATGCGGCGTGTTCGCGAAGAGTGTTGTGACCGCGACGTAGTCACTCAACTTCAATGCCGACCAGCCAGCTACGCACGTTGTCTCATCAACATGCTGGAGTTGCATCAAAAGTTGCGCCACCAACCTGGACTTGCCGGGCTGAGTCCACTTGAGGTGACCCGACAACGTCTCCAAAAAATCATGCAGCCTCGCAGCAGTGCGACGGAAACATATACCCGTTTACGAACTTCCGTTCTGACCATCCTGCTGGCACTCATCATTCTGCCCGGTGCTCCGATTCAGGCTCGTAGTGCTTCCGTTGCTACGAAGATTGACCAAAGCGGTTCAGCGACATCGGATCAGAAACTCACGTCATCTCCGAAGGCAGGCGACAGTCGTGAAGCTGGAGTTGAGGAGTCGAACGAGGATTCTCCCGAGCGAGCCCAAGATGCTCAGGAAGTTGTTCAAGCGGCAGCTCAACAACAGCCTTCTCCAGAGAGAGACCTTGAACTGAACTACTCGTGGAAGCGAGGAGACGTACACAGGTACTCACTCGAGCTGACTGCGGAGTATCCGACCCAGAGACACACGCATTCAGGGACGATCGGTTTTCGAGTCGATGCTGTCGCTGCGGGACGACCCGCTCTCAGTCTGATCGAGACTGCTCTCGACAAGAGCACGGCTGCGAGGGAGGGTGTTTCGCTTCCCAAAATCGCTTCGCCTGTCGAACCTTCAGAGTCATCGATCCATCCGTTCTCTTCATTTCGCCCGCCGTTTCCCCGAGGTCCGTTTTCCTATCAGGAATCTGTCGATCCCGAAACTGTCGAATTTGGATCGGATCAATTCCGCGATCCAGCTTCAGGTATCTTGCCGTATCTTCTTGGAAATCTCGAAACATGGATCTACCCGCGAGTTCCGGGAAAGGTCAGCCACACCTGGACTGATCAGCAGACACGCTCGGTTCAATTGGTCGCTTCTCCGTCCGGGGATTTCGGCCGCGGTTCTCCATTCGATTCCCAACCTCAGATGGAAATGCTGTTGCAGCTGACTCGCCGTGAGACCGTTTCCAGTTGGGATTCCGAGAAGATCGCAACTTCGACCGACTGGCATCTGCAATCACAGGAACTCGTGGATGGTTCACCACGACGTGAGATCAATCTTCTGGGGCAAACCAAATTCGGCCGCGAGACATCGTTCTTAGTGTTCGGCCAGTACGACGGCCAACTCATCGAGCGCGAGCGGTTTCACGAGTATCGGATTCCCCTGAAAATCCGGATCGTCCGATCGGGAGATGAGTCCGACAGCGGAAGCTAA
- a CDS encoding cupin domain-containing protein gives MPRLIESPTVVQAAGNKPKLIEEFIGRVNSGDDSISIARMKSPEGWVEPGQTPHFREMTIVLSGELHIESKTETLKVQSGQAVICEPGEWVRYSTPGKEGAEYLAICLPAFSPESVHRDE, from the coding sequence ATGCCTCGACTTATTGAATCACCGACTGTCGTTCAAGCTGCCGGGAACAAACCTAAGCTCATTGAAGAATTCATCGGTCGAGTCAATTCGGGAGACGATTCCATCAGCATCGCTAGAATGAAGTCTCCCGAAGGCTGGGTTGAGCCGGGACAAACACCGCACTTCCGCGAAATGACGATTGTTCTCTCCGGCGAACTACACATCGAATCGAAGACCGAAACTCTGAAAGTTCAATCCGGTCAGGCAGTCATCTGCGAACCCGGAGAGTGGGTCCGCTACAGCACTCCCGGAAAAGAAGGCGCTGAATATCTCGCCATCTGCCTGCCAGCATTCTCTCCGGAGTCCGTACATCGCGACGAGTAA
- a CDS encoding BlaI/MecI/CopY family transcriptional regulator, producing the protein MSQRPALSKAEMEIARIVWDLQTATVRDVLESLPEGREIDYKTVQTFLRRLETKGYLTSKRSGRSLLYTAKVRPSQVIHETVKDFVGRLFDGEALPLVEHLIREQGLKDDDLQQLKDMLSHLESEQTIPE; encoded by the coding sequence ATGAGCCAACGTCCTGCTTTATCCAAAGCCGAAATGGAAATTGCCAGGATTGTCTGGGACCTTCAAACTGCCACCGTCCGCGATGTCCTGGAATCTCTCCCGGAAGGACGAGAGATCGACTACAAGACTGTGCAGACATTCTTGAGGCGGCTCGAGACCAAGGGGTATCTGACATCGAAGAGATCGGGCAGAAGCTTGCTTTACACAGCGAAAGTTCGCCCCAGTCAGGTGATTCATGAGACGGTGAAAGACTTCGTCGGACGGTTGTTCGACGGAGAAGCACTCCCCCTCGTGGAACATTTGATTCGCGAACAGGGACTGAAGGACGACGACTTACAACAGCTGAAGGACATGCTCTCGCATTTGGAATCGGAACAGACAATCCCCGAATGA
- a CDS encoding PDZ domain-containing protein, translated as MLALFASVPLLWSGGKAAHLKADQPAETDSSETASDPAALSEVPENIREILIFDSFGRPRLFRMEGGRPVELPPPGAAIPFQNMEQAVDQNRIVIGAVLKPLPEGLHGLLGIEEGVGFLIIHVLEDGPAAQAGILEHDLLLELDSTPIRSIPEFREIIERFHDREMDVKVRRKQEVLNLKVRPVTWSQIEADDLQRMEQEVPPEMEIPGFAFPDGSNLLSIQSADEIETNAPPSDHSKHDVSASAAAEIHQACEELRAERAQVQELLDQLRTAIKHLEMKQALQKSNDSE; from the coding sequence ATGTTAGCTCTGTTTGCATCGGTCCCACTCCTTTGGAGCGGTGGCAAAGCTGCGCATCTCAAAGCCGATCAACCTGCTGAAACAGATTCCTCAGAAACGGCTTCCGATCCGGCCGCACTATCTGAGGTCCCGGAAAACATTCGTGAGATCCTGATCTTCGATTCTTTCGGACGGCCTCGCTTATTCAGGATGGAGGGAGGTCGACCTGTCGAACTTCCGCCACCAGGAGCTGCGATTCCATTTCAGAATATGGAACAGGCAGTTGATCAAAACCGGATTGTGATCGGAGCTGTCCTGAAACCTCTCCCTGAGGGACTTCATGGGCTGCTGGGAATCGAAGAGGGTGTCGGGTTCTTGATCATTCACGTACTCGAAGATGGTCCGGCTGCTCAGGCGGGAATCCTCGAACACGACCTTCTTCTTGAACTGGACAGCACGCCAATTCGCTCGATTCCCGAATTCCGGGAGATCATCGAGAGATTCCACGATCGCGAGATGGACGTCAAAGTTCGTCGCAAACAGGAAGTCTTGAATCTCAAAGTCCGCCCGGTCACATGGTCACAAATCGAGGCTGACGATCTCCAGCGGATGGAACAGGAAGTACCCCCGGAGATGGAAATTCCCGGATTCGCATTTCCGGACGGTTCGAATCTGTTGAGCATTCAAAGTGCCGACGAAATCGAGACGAACGCTCCCCCATCGGATCATTCGAAACATGACGTCAGCGCGAGCGCCGCTGCCGAGATTCATCAAGCTTGTGAAGAACTTCGAGCAGAACGGGCACAGGTTCAGGAACTGCTCGATCAACTCCGAACTGCCATCAAACATCTTGAGATGAAGCAGGCACTTCAGAAGTCAAACGACTCTGAGTAA
- a CDS encoding twin-arginine translocase TatA/TatE family subunit has translation MFGFGTAELVLFLFVGLLLFGHRLPSTMKSVGQSFRSFRQGIQDEECSVK, from the coding sequence ATGTTCGGATTTGGAACTGCAGAACTGGTTCTTTTCTTATTCGTTGGCCTGCTGTTATTCGGTCATCGCCTTCCTTCAACCATGAAATCGGTTGGGCAAAGTTTTCGATCATTTCGTCAGGGAATTCAGGACGAAGAGTGCTCGGTGAAGTGA
- a CDS encoding STAS domain-containing protein, with translation MNEETAILEVYSVGPTTVVGFGGRDVLDTVNVAVCRDEILKLIEDVQCEVLAFDLTGVKLLPSGLLGLLASIMKQSVDVHLYNPSPDISEVLETTKLNTIMEVHFVDVPLPENES, from the coding sequence ATGAATGAAGAAACCGCAATTCTTGAAGTTTACTCGGTGGGCCCAACCACTGTGGTCGGGTTTGGTGGGCGTGACGTTCTTGACACCGTCAACGTCGCTGTCTGTCGTGACGAGATCCTGAAGCTCATCGAAGACGTGCAGTGCGAAGTCCTCGCGTTCGATTTAACCGGCGTCAAACTTCTTCCAAGTGGCTTGCTCGGCTTACTTGCTTCAATCATGAAGCAAAGCGTCGACGTTCATCTCTATAACCCTTCACCGGACATTTCTGAAGTTCTGGAAACAACCAAGCTGAACACCATTATGGAAGTTCACTTTGTTGACGTTCCGCTCCCAGAAAACGAGTCGTAA
- a CDS encoding sigma-70 family RNA polymerase sigma factor: MAEKIAATQSSDTQDLFWIRLLEENENWIRGVLRNRLHSTEEVDDVFQEVSVAVSRRDLRPSDLTKARSWLYRVAIRQVLQYRRKSGRYRRLVENNQALTPRSNFAVEDDPLAFLVRTERAEVLRQALADLGELDREILHLKYVENWTYQDLSENLGVSKNTIEHRLVRSKKRLRSLLAQYSEEDV, encoded by the coding sequence GTGGCAGAGAAGATTGCGGCAACTCAATCAAGCGATACTCAGGACTTATTCTGGATCCGGTTACTGGAAGAGAATGAGAACTGGATTCGTGGAGTGTTACGCAATCGACTTCATTCCACCGAAGAAGTCGATGATGTCTTTCAGGAGGTCAGTGTCGCTGTCAGCCGCCGAGACTTGCGTCCCTCGGATTTGACGAAAGCACGCTCCTGGCTGTACCGCGTCGCGATTCGGCAGGTTTTGCAGTATCGAAGGAAGTCGGGACGTTACAGACGCCTGGTTGAAAACAATCAGGCACTCACTCCCCGATCGAACTTCGCTGTGGAAGATGACCCGCTCGCGTTTCTCGTGAGAACAGAACGCGCCGAAGTTCTTCGACAGGCACTGGCCGATCTCGGCGAACTCGACCGTGAGATCCTGCATTTGAAGTACGTGGAAAACTGGACTTATCAGGATTTGTCAGAAAACCTGGGAGTCTCGAAGAATACAATTGAGCATCGACTTGTTCGGTCCAAAAAACGATTAAGGAGTCTCCTTGCTCAGTACTCTGAGGAAGATGTCTGA
- a CDS encoding twin-arginine translocase TatA/TatE family subunit, whose amino-acid sequence MFAGLLAFLPGGVGVPEMMIVGIIALLLFGKRLPEVARSLGKGIVEFKKGISGIEDEVRSSSHSSSPSKTPRPEVTDHEQEVTAPKFSPPSFDREEEETPA is encoded by the coding sequence ATGTTTGCTGGTCTATTGGCATTCCTGCCTGGTGGAGTCGGTGTCCCGGAAATGATGATTGTCGGGATTATTGCACTGCTGCTATTTGGAAAACGCCTGCCGGAAGTAGCCCGCAGCCTCGGAAAAGGAATCGTTGAGTTCAAGAAGGGAATCAGCGGGATCGAAGACGAAGTTCGATCGAGTTCACACTCCAGCTCACCTTCCAAAACACCTCGTCCAGAAGTGACTGATCACGAACAGGAAGTGACAGCTCCGAAGTTCTCACCTCCGTCATTTGATCGAGAAGAAGAAGAGACACCCGCGTGA
- a CDS encoding arylsulfatase has protein sequence MMRGTLAVAIVAILSSSQLLAESLVGSKPNIILVITDDQGYAPVGRHGHPWIETPNMDQLYDQSTRLTRFLVAPTCSPTRSALMTGRHPMRNGVTHTILERERMTLDAVTLPQVLKTAGYTSGIFGKWHLGDEDEYQPHHRGFDEAFIHGAGGIGQAYDCSCADAPGNKYFDPVIKHNGSFVKTKGFCTDLFFSAALGWIDSVKEKDEPFFAYIATNAPHGPFIAPEENAQRFLDLGFTDKEAGFYGMIENIDENLGRLLKQVDEWDLANNTVVIFMSDNGMTGGGSGRMGKMIGTTPEGEKLYPYNAGMKGLKGSADEGGVRVPFFIRWTGRIEEGKDIDRIAAHIDLFPTLTNLAGAENPSEQVEGRSLLPLIENPDAEWKGRLLYTHKGRWKTGEDPNESQWSDFAVRNQRFRMVGKNELYDMRKDLGQTSNVIEDHPEVVERFTKAYDRWWKKTVPLMVNESAPMLPYRPFHVQYEKQSSSVGIPEWKEPQF, from the coding sequence ATGATGCGCGGAACACTGGCTGTTGCGATCGTGGCGATCCTCTCCTCTTCTCAACTCCTCGCGGAGTCTCTGGTTGGTTCCAAACCGAACATCATTCTCGTGATCACAGACGATCAGGGATATGCTCCGGTGGGACGACACGGACATCCATGGATCGAAACTCCGAACATGGATCAACTCTACGATCAAAGCACGCGACTGACGCGATTCCTCGTCGCGCCGACTTGTTCCCCAACTCGCTCTGCGTTGATGACCGGACGTCATCCGATGCGAAACGGTGTCACGCATACCATTCTCGAACGCGAACGGATGACGTTGGATGCGGTCACACTTCCGCAGGTGCTGAAGACCGCTGGCTACACTTCCGGGATTTTCGGGAAGTGGCACCTCGGAGATGAAGACGAATACCAACCTCATCACCGTGGATTCGACGAAGCCTTCATTCATGGAGCTGGCGGAATCGGTCAAGCCTACGATTGCAGTTGTGCAGATGCACCTGGCAACAAGTACTTCGATCCTGTGATTAAGCACAATGGGTCGTTTGTGAAGACGAAGGGGTTCTGCACCGACCTGTTCTTCTCCGCTGCTCTGGGATGGATTGATTCAGTCAAGGAAAAGGACGAACCGTTCTTCGCGTACATCGCGACCAACGCCCCGCACGGTCCGTTCATCGCTCCGGAAGAAAACGCTCAACGCTTTCTCGATCTCGGTTTCACTGACAAGGAAGCTGGCTTCTACGGGATGATCGAAAATATTGACGAAAATCTCGGTCGACTTCTGAAGCAGGTCGACGAATGGGATCTTGCCAACAACACAGTTGTCATCTTCATGTCCGATAACGGAATGACGGGCGGAGGCTCGGGACGCATGGGCAAGATGATCGGCACGACTCCCGAAGGCGAGAAGCTTTATCCCTACAATGCTGGCATGAAAGGGCTCAAAGGGTCAGCCGACGAAGGCGGAGTGCGCGTTCCGTTTTTCATCCGCTGGACTGGTCGCATTGAGGAAGGGAAAGACATTGACCGCATCGCTGCCCACATCGATTTGTTCCCAACGTTGACGAACCTCGCAGGCGCCGAGAACCCATCCGAACAGGTCGAAGGTCGTAGCTTGTTGCCATTGATCGAAAATCCCGATGCCGAGTGGAAAGGGCGACTTCTCTACACGCACAAAGGTCGATGGAAAACCGGTGAAGATCCCAACGAAAGTCAGTGGAGCGACTTCGCTGTCCGAAATCAGCGTTTCCGTATGGTCGGAAAAAATGAACTCTACGACATGCGGAAAGATCTCGGGCAGACGAGCAATGTGATCGAAGATCATCCGGAAGTCGTGGAGCGATTCACGAAAGCCTACGATCGCTGGTGGAAGAAGACTGTTCCGTTGATGGTTAACGAGTCAGCCCCAATGCTGCCGTACCGACCGTTTCATGTCCAATACGAAAAACAGTCATCGTCAGTCGGGATTCCGGAGTGGAAAGAACCGCAGTTTTGA